TGGCCGCTATTTTACTCCTCGACGCTTCCAGACCCATATTTGCCCAAGTGAAAAAGTTCAGGCGAAAAGGCAATCATATATTGCTGGCCTTGGAAACAATTTGTAACATAAAGCTTAGAGTACTGAAAAATCAAGTGATGTCAACATTCCTTGCATTGCACTAATTATTCTCCTTGTTGAAATCATAATTCAAAGTATGCAGAATGTCCGTATAGATGGCTTTTGGTATCGGAATGTAAATGCAGAAACTAGGTACAAATGTAAATGCAGAAACTTTCTTGGTTTCTATTTTGCCTCAAGGATCTCAACAAAAGTCACAACTGGTACAGTATcatgcattatttttacaaatatcTTCATGTGTTTTCAAGGGTCTTCTCTTGAGCAACTCTTTTGCATAAATTCTAACAAACTATTGGCATCGACCCATATCTCTTCAATCTCAACCTCACACTCAACTTTCACCTTCACTCTCCAAAGGGATGACGAGgtttataaaaaattggaaaaacacTTTCAGTAAAAAATTGGTGAAAAATTATATATCCCTGCTTACATTTACCGCTGTCTAGTATTGGAACTACGTACTGTTACACCATGCAAAAATTTGGTGTATCCAAGGAAGGTAAGTTTTCCATCTGAAGTTCGGATCCAGTCATTGAGTAAAGGGTAAGAGGTAGGCCCCAGATTCATTTCCTGCATAATGTTTCATTATTCTTGAGTTTGCTATTTTGAAAGTAAAACTCATGCAGATTCTTGTTCCATATGCTATTTTGAAAGTAACATCTACATGAGCAATTATACGAAAAACTGATGTGCATACCTGTGCCAACTCCTCCACAGAGATGACCCGgtttccttcattttcaaaatactcaaaagCCGTACTTGCAATCTTCTCCCATCCTTCATGAGCTTCTAGCTGATATGTACTTATTGCAGCAACGCAAAACTCTTCGAAGTCCAATTTCTTGTGCGAGAGTGGTTCCAtcttaaatttaaaactagAATATGAGAATATACCTCACGCAAAAGCCACAATaacacaaatagaaaaatgaattaaaaaaagttgcttTGTTATCAATACTATCGATTCTGTGATCAAGGCTGTATTTGTCAATAGAAACAATAAGCCAAAAAAGTCCAACAAGAGCACAAAAGATGAGACATTCTAGAGTCCTCcaatattaagaaaaaatggggttttctctttgtttgtttcattaaaTACAACCTTCACAGAAACAGGCTGTTATCTCATCTGACCTATCCCAAGATATGCAACAGCGTGCAGTTtgtcatttgaaaaaaattaacacaGAGAAATTCCACTGAAGTTTCAATGTTATATAGGTATCTACTATACGTGAAAATAACAAACAGTTTTGGGAAAATTGCTTCGTTCAAATCAAAGAAAGTGCACTGAAGGCAACAATATctcttaccacatttataATGTCATGAACCCTTGACTCCTTCATGGCATCAGTTGAATTTCTCATGAGGGCCTACAGCATTTTTCTTGATAAGTTGAAATGTCATTATAAAACAATGAAagataaacaaatttaaaatttctaccTACAGCACTTATTGGACATGTTGAATAGCCGTAATATACCATGCACATAGATAATACGTGTCCAAAAATGACCCAAAGAGGGATGGTTAAAGCAATTAGAACGATGACTAACCGTTCTGAAATTATCAAGGGACACATATCCATGTTTAGGATCCAAGAGCCTAAATTGAGCCCTAAGATAGTAGAGCTCATCTTCTGTTATAGCCTTGGAAAGAGCCTGTGCATAAAGAAATATGTTACAAACTTACAAAAGATGCCAGCACATACGTTTTGCCAACCTCCACTCAGCATTGAATGCTAAACAAATGCAACTTCTACCATACACCTTGTTTTGCCCACATTTTTATCTTCGtttttaaggttttttttttttgtctttttttttttcttttcacattcGCGAGGATTGGGAAGGCACGTATCTTGTAAATGTATGTTACCTTTAGTGCTGCATGCTTGAAAGGTGTGGCACGAACATATGACTTAACCAACTTGTAGATTAATATATCTAAAGGCACATCATGTTTTTCATCCCGTAACCATGGGTGAGCTGTGAACACAGGAGATAACTATCAACatatatcaaaagaaaataactgtAAATGCCACAAGGAGGGAAATTTAgtgcaaaattaaaaattaaaaattagaaactaGAGAGAGTTATATTTTGAATCCATTGAGGAttgtgaaaatattttaaaccCACTTACTTAAAGCTTGGGCGGCAGTCATTCTTTTTCTGTGGTCCTTGTTCAAAAGCCTTTTCAGAAAATCTTTGGCTTCTGAGGACACTGCAGGCCAAGGTGTATCATTAAAGTTAGGATCAGCTCTTAGCACTGAACGAAATATTCCTGATTCAGTTCGTGCCCAGAAAGGTCTACTTCCACAAAGCAGTATATACGTTATGACACCAATACTCCACATATCAGCTTCAAGACTGTAAGATCTATGTAACACTTCAGGTGCAACATAGTATGCACTTCCAACAATATCATTGAGGCGTTGATCTGCACATGTAGAACTAAATGGGCTGTGAAAACAATGTAATGTTCTGATAATTGAAGTTCTCATAGTTAAATTGATTCTTAAGAAGGTAAGTTTGTTCTCAAAAGAACATGAACAACACatcaggagaaaaaaaaaaaaaaaaaaaaaaaagcctctttgAAATATActagaaggaagaaaaaaaacttccaACGAAATAAATGGTTAGAGAAGATGCTAATAGGAATAGGAGAACTTCATGACACAAACAATTTGCAgctatatattatacattgaAGCCAAAGGAT
Above is a window of Prunus persica cultivar Lovell chromosome G2, Prunus_persica_NCBIv2, whole genome shotgun sequence DNA encoding:
- the LOC18785165 gene encoding CDPK-related kinase 4, which codes for MGHCCSKNVSVADNEPTGRQQSKHSPVAPVPPSPSTTDVHSGKETPANSFSASPLQSPLPAGIAPSPARTPGRKFRWPLPPPSPAKPIMAALRRRQGREAKPKDGPIPEEHQGDQVEADRALDKSFGYGKNFGAKFELGKEVGRGHFGHTCWAKGKKGQLKGQPVAVKIIAKAKMTTAIAIEDVRREVKILKALSGHKNLVRFYDAFEDANNVYIVMELCEGGELLDKILSRGGRYTEGDAKTIVVQILSVTAFCHLQGVVHRDLKPENFLFTTRNEDAPMKVIDFGLSDFIRPDQRLNDIVGSAYYVAPEVLHRSYSLEADMWSIGVITYILLCGSRPFWARTESGIFRSVLRADPNFNDTPWPAVSSEAKDFLKRLLNKDHRKRMTAAQALTHPWLRDEKHDVPLDILIYKLVKSYVRATPFKHAALKALSKAITEDELYYLRAQFRLLDPKHGYVSLDNFRTALMRNSTDAMKESRVHDIINVMEPLSHKKLDFEEFCVAAISTYQLEAHEGWEKIASTAFEYFENEGNRVISVEELAQEMNLGPTSYPLLNDWIRTSDGKLTFLGYTKFLHGVTVRSSNTRQR